In the Ipomoea triloba cultivar NCNSP0323 chromosome 6, ASM357664v1 genome, one interval contains:
- the LOC116023546 gene encoding uncharacterized protein LOC116023546 gives MASDDSAAISHMCANLTLADVDAEDVSVHLPNVQINTCEGEPAYYAVGRLVTNRSVKFLFFQDTMASVWQPAMGVTMRQLQPQRFLIRFYHETDLNRALADGPWTYEQNLLIMQKLCPEDDPETMPLNFAEFWIQIHSLPIGLRSAVVVSAIGGFLGSLVQTDEKNFDGSMRMYYRVRVSIDITKPLKKQMKLKKDNGTWVFVDFKYERLPTFCFICGVIGHGDRVCPKIAQGFDVKSEKPYGVWWLRAGSRRGVPTAGQKWVAPELDSARKDWRAPGMDDIEKPVANTSSRPNMDVNVSRELSVANMVSSDDLPDVVVADFKRKRGDVASTSETLNETAMECDMIGSKNGQKAGLASQARQEL, from the coding sequence ATGGCGTCCGACGATTCTGCTGCAATCTCGCACATGTGTGCGAACCTTACACTTGCTGATGTTGATGCGGAGGATGTATCTGTGCATTTACCTAACGTCCAGATTAACACATGCGAAGGGGAACCAGCGTACTATGCAGTAGGCCGACTCGTTACCAACAGATCAGTCAAATTCCTGTTTTTTCAAGATACAATGGCCTCGGTTTGGCAACCAGCCATGGGAGTTACGATGAGGCAACTTCAACCACAGCGGTTCTTGATCCGTTTCTACCATGAAACTGATCTCAATAGAGCGCTAGCTGACGGACCATGGACGTATGAACAGAACTTGCTAATCATGCAGAAGTTGTGCCCGGAAGATGATCCAGAAACGATGCCTCTGAACTTTGCTGAATTCTGGATCCAGATACACTCTTTGCCTATTGGTCTTCGATCGGCAGTGGTAGTCTCGGCAATAGGAGGTTTTTTGGGATCCTTGGTCCAAACTGATGAGAAGAATTTTGATGGTTCTATGAGAATGTACTATCGAGTTCGAGTATCAATCGACATCACCAAACCGTTGAAGAAACAGATGAAGTTGAAAAAAGACAACGGTACATGGGTTTTTGTTGATTTTAAATATGAGAGATTGCCAACTTTTTGTTTTATCTGTGGTGTAATTGGTCATGGTGACAGAGTATGCCCGAAGATTGCACAAGGTTTTGATGTGAAGTCTGAAAAACCCTATGGTGTATGGTGGCTACGCGCGGGTTCGCGGAGAGGTGTACCTACAGCAGGTCAAAAGTGGGTTGCTCCAGAACTGGATAGTGCTCGCAAGGATTGGAGAGCGCCTGGTATGGATGATATTGAAAAGCCAGTTGCGAACACTAGTAGCAGACCAAATATGGATGTAAATGTTAGCCGTGAACTTTCAGTTGCAAATATGGTCTCTAGTGATGACTTACCAGATGTTGTAGTGGCTGACTTTAAGAGGAAGAGGGGTGATGTTGCCAGTACTTCAGAAACTTTGAATGAGACAGCTATGGAATGTGACATGATTGGTTCAAAAAACGGGCAGAAGGCCGGTCTTGCTTCGCAAGCCCGCCAAGAATTATGA